The Aspergillus nidulans FGSC A4 chromosome VIII genome contains the following window.
CACTTGCCGCGGAATTATTGATGCCAATAATACGACTATGAATACAGATCAATAAAGTCTCAGCGGCATGAGCACGTTTTCAAGAATACTGAGCATTCGAATGCGGCTTGCACTACGGCGTAAGCGCCACCTGTATGTACAGTTCTTGCTGATACCGCAGTGCAAAAGCCCATCCACCACGAGCGAATGCATATCCGCATTAGACAGACTAAGTTGAAGACTTCAGACTCCTTTTGACCCTGTATGGTTTTTCCAGGTCTCAATTCTGTACTCTGTCTTCAGCTGTCAACGATGACAAGAATCCTTCTTCTGTGGTTGAGACCGAGAATCGTTCAGATAAACAAGTATGTCAATCAAATGAATTACCTTGCTACTTGTGTACAGCATAGCACGCGTAGATCGTGCTGATACTCTATCGCAATTTAGCTATAATTTAGTTGTGGAATAGTATGTCAATGAAGGGTACCTTTCACTCACCAATTCGGTGTCCTCTAACTCTTGTCACGCTCCTTCTCAATGTTCGAGCTTCTATTTGTATACAGACGGCTCGTGTGAGGTCGCTGACCAGGTCGAAATACTTGCCCCGACGAGTCAATTGTTCTGGCAGGCCTGTTTTTTCAGTTTCAATATCAGCGAGCCGCGGCATCCAAGCTCTGTTAAGGTTTCTACTTTATTTAATTTCTTCCATTCTGTTCTATGGTAGTATTAGGTTatattcttattttttttattttttattttaatttTAATTTTTGGTGAGTTTACTATATTCTCGCGCACACCCTTACCTTCAATGTGCCTCAGATACGGCTCTGTTCCCACTATACGAACAACTTCCTCTAGCTGGATTTATAACAGTAGGTTGGTGCCAGCCAGAGTGCTGTGATACCATGTATGCTAGAGACTTGCTCTATTTGATTTGATTCTGTTAGGTACTTTACATAATAGTTAACGAACTGTTCTATACAAGATCAGCCACAAATTATGAGGCTGCCCAGCGATTACTCTGTTAAGTGGTTAATGCCTAGTAAACTAACTTATATTGGATCAATTAGTAATGCCTGGACTAGTCAAATCAGCTATGTATCGCATTTCAGCTCCGTAATCCCAGCCTCTCCGTCAGCAACCGCCAGATCGTTCCCATCACAATGTCTTTACGACGCAAATCATGCAACGCGTGCTTCAAAGGCCGGCGAAGGTGTAACCTTGCCTATCCGACATGCGAATATTGTCGAAAGACTAGGAAAAACTGTCAGTATGCGTATCCGCCTGTCAGCGTCTCAGGTAGTCAGCCGCACTCCGAGTCAGACAATAGCCCTACGGCTCCAGCTATGTGTGACGACTCTTTCGCCGCGCTACCGGGTGCGTCCGGCAGCCCTGGTCTGGACTTTTTAGAGACAAGCACTATTCCAGAGATTTTCGATCAAATTCAGCAGTTCCAGTACCCACCACTTCGCCGCAGATCTACACCAACCTGGACCCCGCCAAGTCAATCAAGCCTAACCCGGTTCCTCGGCACCCTCGGCGAGGTCCTGCCCATCCAAGGAAGCAGTCAAAGCTGGCAATGGCTtattgaggagctgaaaATTCACCCTTCGCAGTTCGCCAAACAAGGCGAAACGATCTTCATACATCGGCGGCTCTATCGCGAGTTGATGCCACGGTCTATCCGAATGGCATTTGgcatctcgtcttcgtcgtgTCTTCTATCCGACACAAACCGCAACACGTTGTTCAAAGCAATCGATAACGAAGTTAATGAGCTGCTGAACAATACTGAGCCAGCGAcccttcttgatgatcttgCAAGGTTACAGGCGCTTCTTCTCTACCAGACTATCCGGTTCTTCCAGGGGACCCTCGAACAAAGGTCAACCGCAGAACAACAACAAAGCCTCCTGACGGCGCGGGCTCTTCGACTCGTCTCCCGCTCACAAAGTGAGCTCACTGGAAATGCAGCGGATCGGCGTGCGTGGGTTCTTGCTGAATGCATCCGTCGCACTGCCATAGTGGTGTACATGCTCTACGGTGTGAGTTCGATATCCCGAGAAGGCGTTTGTGTGGGACTGCATACGCTAGCGAAACTGCCAgtatcaacagcagcaacggcTTGGAATGCTACTGAAGAATTAGATCGCGAGGGTGCCGTAGACAGGACAATATCATATGAGGATTTCCTGGCATGCTGGCTTGTCTCTACGCCGCGACGCCTGGATCCGTTCGAGCGGTTGTTGATTGTTCCTTGTCAAGGCGTAGATGCAGTTGAGGCTTTCGATAGTCTGGCTTTAGTTGGGAGTGGAGATTTGGCTATCACTTGAATTGGAAATGGTATGCTACATATGTACCTTTACCGCCACCGCCCTTTCAGTGGGTTCCCGTAGCAGTGGTTTTCCTGGAGCGCCTCTCTAGACAGTCAATGCGATCCACTCGTATGACTATATCTAGGAGTATTTCATGGCCGGTGAGTTCCTGGAGGATACCGGCCACATCCTCATTCGCTCTTGCCTGCTCGTAGTTCTAAAGCACGATCCTATTAGCACAATGAAGAAACCAAAATTGGGATACCACTCATACCTGCAGACTCTGCTAGCCGATCATCCCTAGAAAATAGCCCTTTTGATCTTCGATTCCGCCCGCACTGGAGAAGGCCGTGGCCCCGGTACGCTGCGACACCACAGCGGCCTGGAGTTTCTTTAATGTCCGCCCCGTCTCGTGTTTCTCAACAATTTTGATAATCTGCGTGACTCTCGACTCCGTACATGGAACTGAAGAGATCCTGGTCTCAAATAATTCCGGGGTATTCTGGGGCTTTGACAAACTGTCTTGCGACGGCCAGGAATTCTTGGAATGTGCGGGAATTGGGGTAGAACGCATGAAAAGAAGGCAGCTCATCCCACTCTAAAATACACGAGCTTTAGCTTCAGGTTCCATTCTCATAGAGCTGTCTATCTGTGCAGAAAGGAATTTGCGTCAGTATGAAGCGCACCTATAACAAGGATACCGCGCCCGCCGCTCTCGTCAACAGGCTCGCCCGCCTCAGCTAAAATCCTCCCGCGAAAGAAAGACCTGAAACCGGGCATGCCACGGAAAGGGGAAAATAGCGATGCCACTTGAATCTGTAGCAGAGACTGTGTCTCAGGGTCTGTTTTGAATGTtggaaggaggagttctGTAATGGCCATATTCAATCGATGGGATGGCGGGATGGTTGCTTATTAAACGGATAATGCTGGGGTACTATGTTCTATAATGAGCTAGATGCCAAGTTACCCGGGACATTTGGTTACTGTGTCCTAGACCGGCTTTATATGTGATGCTGTGCGTCGCATTTCATTGTCATGCCTGGGGAGACAATCATTGCCGACGGAATTAGGGCAAGTTGCGGGGATCCACATCTGCCCGCACCGCAGCCCGCAGTCCGCAATATCCCGAGTAAGCCCGCATCCATATCAGATATCAGTTTCATGAATTTGTCA
Protein-coding sequences here:
- a CDS encoding uncharacterized protein (transcript_id=CADANIAT00001140), producing MAITELLLPTFKTDPETQSLLQIQVASLFSPFRGMPGFRSFFRGRILAEAGEPVDESGGRGILVIEWDELPSFHAFYPNSRTFQEFLAVARQFVKAPEYPGII
- a CDS encoding uncharacterized protein (transcript_id=CADANIAT00001139), translated to MTRILLLWLRPRIVQINNMSMKVGWCQPECCDTINAWTSQISYVSHFSSVIPASPSATARSFPSQCLYDANHATRASKAGEGYAYPPVSVSGSQPHSESDNSPTAPAMCDDSFAALPGASGSPGLDFLETSTIPEIFDQIQQFQYPPLRRRSTPTWTPPSQSSLTRFLGTLGEVLPIQGSSQSWQWLIEELKIHPSQFAKQGETIFIHRRLYRELMPRSIRMAFGISSSSCLLSDTNRNTLFKAIDNEVNELLNNTEPATLLDDLARLQALLLYQTIRFFQGTLEQRSTAEQQQSLLTARALRLVSRSQSELTGNAADRRAWVLAECIRRTAIVVYMLYGVSSISREGVCVGLHTLAKLPVSTAATAWNATEELDREGAVDRTISYEDFLACWLVSTPRRLDPFERLLIVPCQGVDAVEAFDSLALVGSGDLAIT